TAGAATTACAATTGCAATTCTGATTATTTCCTTAATTGcaaaaacattagacatgatggccaagttgttattgttattatattagTCTTTAATTAGAATTTCTCATTTCAATGCTAAAATGAAGTTTCTTAAAACCtgaaaggactctctctgactacctaaaccccagcacctgcagccaatcatgaatcagtgttggtgcagtctctgcagctcagtgagtgaattctggcagttctgagctttcacatgaagtatggcctgtccatatactgaggaTGAGAAAAACTAGTACCGGTTTGTGTCCTCTATATGCAGCTTAAGGCATTGGCAACCTAGTGTCAGCTGCGATAGTATTAACCTTTTTTAAAATGGTAAGAGCATAGTCATACAGTTTCATTAAATTGGCCAATAGaccaaaatattttatatatatatatatatatatatatatatatatatatatatatatatatatatatatatatatatatatatatatatatatatatatatatatatatatatatatatatatatatatatatatatatatatatatatatatatatatatatatataatttgcaCATGTTAACAATTAATGTGATTACTAATTTGATTGTTTATTATTAGACACAATTTGATTCCCCCATGTTATATAAGGGAATCTTTTTGTAAagatttattgttattttgaaaacatttgtaataaaacacttaaaactagcaatcttctttgtgtttttatttgtattatgtaGCTCCAGAGTCCTAAAATTGATTCTAGCTGGCATCACCTCATGCCTTTCCCATAATGCCAAATCAATATGCTTATTTTGTGCGCAGTGCGGGTGCATGGGTCAGATTTCCTCCTTCAGATCTACAGCCCTCAGAGTAAGAGCTGGAGGACGGTGTGTGCTCACGGCTGGACAGACCTGCAGGGCAAGGCCAGCTGCCAGCAGATGGGATTCAGCAAGTAAGATCAGTTTGTCACATATTTTAGTgaatttatagtttatttaataCACTATTTAAATGGATATTATTTCATTCTTCAACAGGAACACGTATTATAAATCAGAACAGCAGATGTCAAACAGTAGTGATGGATTTCTGGTTGTTAAGGCTGATATTAAACCTGACACTTTCATTGTAAAACAGCTTATTCATAGGTTAGTAATCACTCAGTGAGATTGTAAAgccaaaaatatatgaataaaaatatttaaaaatatgctcTGAATCTGCAGTGAAACCTGTTCCAACAACAGTGTGGTGACCTTGCACTGTACAGGTAGGCCTATGAATTAGCATTTCTTGTATCAGAGAATTTAACAAGGATCCAGACAACAGGAATATTAAATATAACTGCATAATCCTGCGCTGGTTTTGTTTCAGACTGTGGCATTGGTCTGAACTCCAGTAGCAGCAGACAGCAGGCGGCACCCAGCTCATGGCCCTGGCAGGTCAGTTTGCAGATAGAAGGTACACACCGCTGTGGAGGAGCACTCTTCTCCCCCTACTGGATACTCACAGCAGCACACTGTGTGATCAGGTGAGAGGCCATGTGGACTCACTGGATTGAAAACcaatttattatcattatcattatcattatcattattattattattaaataacaATAAGGTACTACATTGTATATAGATACTTGTGTGgtatcttatatttattttcatacaaactgaaaaaaatatgccTACTATTGATAATGATAAAATTACTTGAGCTATACATGGGGTAAAGCTGCTAAAGAGGCAATTAAACAGTTTTTGTATTATTGGCTCAGCCTCAGTTCATGTGTATCTGGTCTGCAGGCTGCCTTCCCCGCAGAGCTGGCAGGTGTATGCTGGAATAGTGGGAGACTTAGAGACTCTGTTCAACCCAGTACACAGCGTGAGCGCCATCCTCCCCCACCAGGACTATGATCCAGTCATACAACAAAATGACATCGCTCTCGTGAAGCTGGCTAATCCTCTGGATGTGACAGGTGATTCTGGCTGTAGGCTCAAGAAACAGTTTGTAAAAACAGAATTATTTTTTGGTAAATTATTATCACTTTTCCCTACATTTGATGCTCACAGGTTCCAACAATATTCGACCAATATGCCTCCCCACTGTGGGCTTAAATATTGCAGATTCACAGTCATTCTGGATAACGAAATTTGGTTACAACTTAAATGGAGGTAAGATCCAAAACACatgcactacatttttttccattctaATGTTTCCATATATCATACAGCGATATTGTGTTCTGTTTTTACCCACTGACAGATGTACTGAGCCTATTAGAAGCCCAGGTGTCACTTGTGGACAGTGCAGAGTGCTCCTTTGATTACAACAGCCGAGTGACAAAGCACATGATGTGTACCAGTGAGAAGGACACGGCCATAGACCGCTGCCTGGTGAGACTCAACTCCCTCTGAATATTctacctcctccctctgtgtaaATACTGATAATGCTACACATGTATAATGACAGCGAATccctgtacaaaaaaaaaacaaaactatccATCTCAAAGTTTGCACAAAGGGAGCAGATGTTTATTTATGCTCTTAAAGCAGACTATTGTGAGTTTTGAGAAGTTCAAGAGCAACTCCGTTTGTAAGGTGGATAGGCACTAGGTGTACAAGAACTCAAGGGGAAAATCACTGCaaaagtgtagtagtagtattacaatattttttcaaCATACATAATCAATATTGCCCAAGTAAAAGAAGGATCACGTTTTGGCCAGATCTGTGCCCATTGTCTACACCATCCCCTCCCATTCGGTCTCATATAGTTACGATAATAGTAGAGTCACTAATAAGAAtgagaaatgaaaagaaaagaatgaGAAAATAAAGCACATTTGTCTGTCACAGACTGACAGCGGTGGGCCCCTCATGTCCTTGTTGGATGGCAGATGGTGGCTGCTAGGAGACAATCTTTGGGGTAGACACTGCACTGAAGACTATAAACCAGATGTTTATGCCAACGTCACCTTCTACTTGGACTGGATCTACTCTAAGATGAAGGTAcgtaaaagtatattttacacAATTACATGTCACAAAGTaacactgttttattttgtctcttaCAGAAACATCAAAATGACTAATTCAAGTaaagaactaaactaaatacagtgttgaaaatgaaacttatttattcaaatgtatATTGAAATGTATATTGAAAAATAATATTGCATTATTTTCTGTTATGCTATGTATATTACTAGTGATGAAATAACTGATACAGGCCTGTACGAGGCATTGCTACCTTGTCATTATCACACTGTCCCATCTTAAAATTCTGACGTTTAAAAATATACGGTGACTTCCGAGTTCTGTCATCTGTAGGAGGTTTCACACACTTTTATTGTTTACGGTATAGAAATACCCAAAGGATTATAAAGTTAGTTGATGCCTGAGGTGTAATATTGCAATTTTATTTCGTTCCACCAGATGCCGCCATGCCCTCACCTTGTTAAAAGCAACCTTAATCTGCTTCAATATCACTTCTATTTGGTCACAATTTTTACAGACATTACAAATACAAGCGCagaattatatttaaataattatacATTCAAAGATTCAAGTGTACTCTCAAgcaacaatttaaaaataagcaGTTTGTTTTTGCTTCCATTGCAGGCCTTCTACTACAAATCTGTAACACATCTACAGTACACTTACAATATGTGactattcagaaaaaaatatgggGTTTAAGTTCACTTTTAAACCTTTAAATAGCATGTAATTTTGATCATTAAAAAGTTCAGTTTACTGCTACCAACAATCAAACCAACTTTTTATATTAACAGTGAGAAGGCACTTAAAGCACTGCAAATATATGTCTAGAGACAAATGTACCGGTAGTTATTcatcacatttcacacattaaTATTGGTTTATTAGAGCATTATAATGCATTATAATGCAGTTATGTAATACGAGTTTCTAGGAGTTGTTCGCAAATATGAATATTTATCAGGAGGAAGTCATACCCATTTTTGATTGAGTTAgggtaaatacatttttaaacgttgGAAGAACACACTAATTTGCCTAATTAGGGTGTGGCAGAAATATTAACTGATCAGCTAATGAAATTCAAGAGTAGTTCGCATTTCTAGTTCAAATATTGTAATTAATGCACACAATGTTAAAGATTAAAGAACTGTGGTAGACATTTGTTCAAAACAAGctacaaataaataaccaaaCAATCATTTTAGTGATGGTGACCAATACCATTTTTAAGGAGAGCACTATTTGATTTCAGATATACAGGAGTTGCCCGAAACGTTTATTATCAGTTGCAAAGTTTGAAGAGTGCAGTAGAATTTCAGGGTGTCGTTTCCCTTTAAGAGGCAGCACAAATCTCTACATCTACCTCTGTGGGACAAGCGGTTGTGTGCAGTTTTGAGTCTGTGGGACCAGATTGGTGTGGACTTAGGCTAATGCCTTTTTCCACCGATTCGGTCGTGCTTTGCTCAGTGCACACCTCCCTGCTCACCTTGTTGGTTCGCATGTTCCCTCTCAGTCACTTGATCCGGTTTCGTACTAGTGAGGATTCATCAGTGATTTCACCTGACCGGTGCCTGCGTCTGTACGGCAGCACCAGCAGCAACAGAAGGATGATGAGGACCAGGGCGCATATGGCCATCAGAGCATAGGACACCACCCACATGATGGACTCCTTGAACATCCGAGTGGAGCAGTCAGCTGCTACGTCTGCTGCAGAGAAGGGTCCTGCTACTTCCGAGAGAGCCACTCCACCACTCActgcaaaatacaacattaaatATAATGTGTATGGGTTCTGAATATCAACAGAGAAAATTGCAATTAAATCTAATGCAAATGTCTAGTTTCATCATTTTTTGTTTCAGCTGCTACCTTTTTTCAGATATCAGAGCAAACCACCAGTTGCATGGGATAATAACTAAACATATTACTTTGTCTAGAGCGTGTAAAGggctgaagtgttttgcccaaggacacaatagcagAGTGTGCATGGTCAAAAGTTGAACCAGCTATCATAATAgctaatgaaacaaaaatgaacaaaattaaaGCACTGCCTCTGGCAGGTTACCCCTGTGGCtttgaaggatgagtcaaatgcaaaggacagataaagtgtaccttaatctTAATATGAGAAATACATTACATTGTTCATTTAAACTTGTGATACAGGTTTTATGtgggtttttttctgtgttttctgtattGTGTATAGCTACaatttggattaaaaaaaaaaaagcgataCAAACATTTACCGGTAGTTGAACTGCACTTTAAATAGTATCAAATACTAATCATGTTAAACAAAACtaaagccaaaaaaaatgtcacaagCATCTTTATGCGATAACAAACAACAGTCATCTTTGTCTTTAAGAATGGAGAGGCCAGTTCATATTAAGCAACAAGGAAGCGCCACTGTACAAAACTTATCAAGGGGAAATTTGGTAGCAGCGGTGAATGAGATTGCTGCATGACTACACTAGACTTGGTATTGCAATCTACTATCAACTTCCCTAATCTTTGAGTGTATGATTTGACACAAAACAGTTTCCAGGATGACTTACTCCTTACCTGCACAGTTGCTAAGTGCAAAGCCTAGTCTTCGCTGGATGCGGTCAAACACCACATAGAAGCCCTCCATCACAGTAGCTCCAATCACCAGGCCATTCGCTGAAGACGACACCCCAAAGCGAAAGCAGTCAAGAGTGCCATCTATGTCTGTGACCGGCTGGATGTACAGCTGCACACACAGTTTATAGTTTTaggtcattttgagttttcacAGGGCTTGTGAAAGACTCCAGTCTGAAATGGTTGGTGATGTATTATGCGAGAGTACCTGAGGCAGGATGGTGATGCGGAAGGACTGACTGGTGTTTGTGGCTCTTAGGTAGATGGACAGATTGGGAAAAAACCTCCATGGTGTTTCTCCTTTCATCCAGCAGGCTAGTTTTGAACCATCCCAGAAACCAGCAGAAAAGTCTTGGATCTAAAAAGGAACAGACAATCCTCATGAGTAATAGACATAGCATTTTGATGTTTGCCAGTAACCATACCAAAGAGCTCTGTGTTATGGCATTCACTACTGCAGTGAACACATTGACGGGCAGTCGCAGCAGAGTCGTTCCACTGTCAACTATAGCTTTATCCATGTTGTACTGAAAAGAAAAGATTACACGACAAAACTGACATCAAAACATCAGTACATTACCTGTACTTGTGGGAACAGTAAATATGAACTACTGTACCTCTTTGCAGTCCAGGTCCAAATTTTGGTCTCCCACCTCCAGCTTCAACACTTCCACTTGGTAATACCACTCCTCTAGGATCGGTGTGTACCACACAGCCCCTCGGTACAGAGTTGGTTCAATCCCACCCATAatctgaggggaaaaaaaaaacaagattcaaTATAAACTCACTATTAATAAGTACATATAAGTACTTGTACAATGCTTTCTTGCCAACATATCCATCTGCCTATGTCACTGTAACCATCCAGCACCACAGGGGCCTTATGTCAGGAACAGGTTTGCTATCACCAGGATCCTGGACAAACTGATTTTATAATTACAGTACAACAAAGCTATGTGGCTAGTGCTGTTAGGTTGTGAGTACACACAGCACAATCTAGC
This Periophthalmus magnuspinnatus isolate fPerMag1 chromosome 13, fPerMag1.2.pri, whole genome shotgun sequence DNA region includes the following protein-coding sequences:
- the bace2 gene encoding beta-secretase 2; this translates as MAHHHRASLSIVAFVLTLCAGVSECYFAIPLKLNAGKVNVSSTLIMASLRSPRVDGKGLSLATDLTGPVNFLDLVNNLQGDSGRGYYIEMTIGTPGQTVNILVDTGSSNFAVAAASHPFITHYFNTALSSTYVSTGRTVTVRYTQGNWEGELGIDHVSIPKGPNGTITINIAAILSSEGFFLPGINWQGILGLAYPMLARPDSSVEPFFNSVVKQLGIPDVFSLQMCGVGLSASSSAETLGGSLIMGGIEPTLYRGAVWYTPILEEWYYQVEVLKLEVGDQNLDLDCKEYNMDKAIVDSGTTLLRLPVNVFTAVVNAITQSSLIQDFSAGFWDGSKLACWMKGETPWRFFPNLSIYLRATNTSQSFRITILPQLYIQPVTDIDGTLDCFRFGVSSSANGLVIGATVMEGFYVVFDRIQRRLGFALSNCAVSGGVALSEVAGPFSAADVAADCSTRMFKESIMWVVSYALMAICALVLIILLLLLVLPYRRRHRSGEITDESSLVRNRIK
- the LOC117380672 gene encoding transmembrane protease serine 2-like gives rise to the protein MASNLYEDSGSSLVLVEKRPPSRMDIKPQYIHHIAQLPPPPEITNSVPRKSAKDKCVNVMITGLCCLLLLLIIIAILLGYYFSSSCVHGLQCGDGSCVWESQWCDGVVDCRGGQDEADCVRVHGSDFLLQIYSPQSKSWRTVCAHGWTDLQGKASCQQMGFSKNTYYKSEQQMSNSSDGFLVVKADIKPDTFIVKQLIHSETCSNNSVVTLHCTDCGIGLNSSSSRQQAAPSSWPWQVSLQIEGTHRCGGALFSPYWILTAAHCVIRLPSPQSWQVYAGIVGDLETLFNPVHSVSAILPHQDYDPVIQQNDIALVKLANPLDVTGSNNIRPICLPTVGLNIADSQSFWITKFGYNLNGDVLSLLEAQVSLVDSAECSFDYNSRVTKHMMCTSEKDTAIDRCLTDSGGPLMSLLDGRWWLLGDNLWGRHCTEDYKPDVYANVTFYLDWIYSKMKKHQND